In Triticum urartu cultivar G1812 chromosome 6, Tu2.1, whole genome shotgun sequence, the following proteins share a genomic window:
- the LOC125514896 gene encoding probable rhamnogalacturonate lyase C → MSTWAVMAFLLSVIAAASQLPPVARAATPGTLGAGVTLQEDQHQVVVDNGIVQVAVSKPQGQIIAVRYVDDTNLLYLNNDEISGGYWDVVWNFPGSGYPRGMNDMLDGTEFRVVSATEEQVELSFMRTYDPSRLNSIPLTVDKRLVMLRGGSGFYCYAIFEHAGGWPAVDVSEARLVFKLDPTTFNYMAISDGIQRYMPGAADRDAPRAVPLAYKEAVLLVHPSEPQFAGEVDDKYQYSMDNKDNRVQGWIAGARGGGGVPVPVGFWVVTPSNEFKSGGPLKRELTSHIGPTSLTMFMGTHYIGKDMVAKIEAGEHWKKVMGPVFIYLNSNPQRGALWEDAKAQAEVEASRWPYSFPESPDFHKAGERGSVTGRLMVRDRYTSGGEDVPARLAYVGLAAPGQPGSWATESKGYQFWTRASATGGSFAIGNVRAGEYNLYAWVPGVLGDYMRTDPVTVVPGVAIALGELVFEPPRSGPTLWEIGVPDRSAAEFLVPDPNPRYLSKLFVARDKYRQYGLWERYAELYPAGDPVFTIGVSNPFKDWFFAHVTRKTGNGENVPTTRRIRFNLPRVAGGGTYTLRIALAAAHMSKLKVQVNGATGKGPAGGVFLTPEFGDDNAIARHGEHGRWWSFEFPIDGRLLVQGENTISVTQPRASSVFVGVMYDYVRLEGPSGWDSGVTSSAGLGKILPLGLLCGLVVLPTLIFLLSK, encoded by the exons ATGTCGACGTGGGCGGTCATGGCGTTCCTGCTCTCTGTCATTGCGGCGGCGTCGCAGCTGCCGCCCGTGGCGCGCGCGGCGACTCCAGGGACCCTAGGCGCCGGCGTTACGCTGCAGGAAGATCAGCACCAG GTGGTGGTGGACAACGGCATTGTGCAGGTGGCAGTGTCCAAGCCGCAGGGCCAGATCATCGCCGTCCGTTATGTCGACGACACTAACCTCCTCTACCTCAACAACGATGAGATATCAGGCGG GTACTGGGATGTAGTTTGGAACTTTCCAGGATCGGGATATCCCAGGGGCATGAACGACAT GTTGGATGGTACCGAGTTCAGGGTGGTATCTGCCACCGAGGAGCAAGTGGAGCTCTCTTTCATGAGAACCTACGACCCATCACGCCTCAACAGCATCCCGCTCACCGTCGACAAGAG GCTGGTGATGCTGAGAGGCGGCTCCGGGTTCTACTGCTACGCCATCTTCGAGCACGCCGGCGGCTGGCCGGCCGTCGACGTCTCCGAGGCCCGGCTCGTCTTCAAGCTCGACCCCACGACGTTCAACTACATGGCCATCTCGGACGGGATCCAGAGGTACATGCCAGGGGCGGCGGACCGGGACGCGCCCCGGGCCGTGCCGCTGGCGTACAAGGAGGCCGTGCTGCTCGTGCACCCGTCGGAGCCGCAGTTCGCGGGGGAAGTGGACGACAAGTACCAGTACTCGATGGACAACAAGGACAACCGCGTCCAGGGCTGGATTGCCGGTGcccgtggcggcggcggcgtcccgGTGCCGGTGGGGTTCTGGGTCGTCACCCCCAGCAACGAGTTCAAGAGCGGCGGCCCCCTCAAGCGCGAGCTCACCTCCCACATCGGCCCCACCTCCTTGACC ATGTTCATGGGGACTCATTACATCGGGAAGGATATGGTGGCGAAGATCGAGGCCGGCGAGCACTGGAAGAAGGTCATGGGGCCGGTGTTCATCTACCTCAACTCCAACCCACAGCGGGGAGCGCTGTGGGAAGACGCCAAGGCGCAGGCGGAGGTCGAGGCGAGCAGATGGCCGTACAGCTTCCCGGAGTCGCCGGACTTCCACAAGGCAGGCGAAAGGGGCTCGGTCACCGGTCGGTTGATGGTCAGAGACAGGTACACGAGCGGCGGCGAGGACGTGCCCGCCCGGCTGGCATACGTCGGCCTCGCCGCTCCTGGTCAGCCCGGCTCCTGGGCGACGGAGAGCAAG GGTTACCAGTTCTGGACGAGGGCGTCGGCGACCGGCGGCAGCTTCGCCATCGGCAACGTCCGGGCAGGAGAGTACAACCTCTACGCCTGGGTCCCCGGGGTCCTCGGCGACTACATGCGCACGGACCCAGTAACGGTGGTGCCCGGCGTCGCCATTGCCCTCGGCGAGCTCGTGTTCGAGCCGCCCCGATCAGGGCCGACGCTGTGGGAGATCGGCGTGCCAGACCGGAGCGCCGCCGAGTTCTTGGTCCCTGATCCCAACCCCAGGTACCTCAGCAAGCTCTTCGTCGCCAGGGACAAGTACAGGCAGTACGGGCTGTGGGAGCGGTACGCCGAGCTGTACCCCGCCGGCGACCCCGTCTTCACCATCGGCGTGAGCAACCCCTTCAAGGACTGGTTCTTCGCGCATGTCACAAG GAAGACGGGCAACGGCGAGAACGTGCCGACGACGCGGCGGATCCGGTTCAACCTGCCCCGCGTCGCCGGCGGCGGCACCTACACGCTGCGCATCGCGCTCGCGGCGGCGCACATGTCCAAGCTGAAGGTGCAGGTGAACGGGGCGACGGGGAAGGGGCCGGCCGGGGGAGTGTTCTTGACGCCCGAGTTCGGGGACGACAACGCGATCGCGCGGCACGGCGAGCACGGCAGGTGGTGGAGCTTCGAGTTCCCGATCGACGGGCGGCTGCTGGTGCAAGGGGAGAACACCATCAGCGTCACGCAGCCGAGGGCGTCCAGCGTGTTCGTGGGGGTCATGTACGATTACGTCCGGCTGGAAGGGCCGTCCGGTTGGGATTCTGGCGTCACAAGTAGTGCTGGCCTAGGCAAAATCTTGCCTCTCGGTTTGCTATGTGGGCTTGTCGTGCTACCAACATTGATATTTCTGCTAAGCAAGTGA